cggtgctgtctggaggtggggcagggcctggcttcttacaagaaggcgcccaggctggcccagtcatgcaggtcagaggccagtgtggcatccccggcctcaaagaggggctcggggggcagggagctacgggtgctctcgtcccaggggtgctccaggaaggatgtggccaggaaggtctcatcgaagtccaggctgtcggtagcctgctccactggaggcccccaggtaacagggcagtcgatgtggtggccatggatggtgaggtccacgtccccgtgggaggcagggctcagcggcgggatcagctccgaggtctccagcgtgcccagctccccgtccagcgtgccagcgtccaagatggcctcccagtcaaagttgcccttgaggggttccagctcaccctgctcctccggggtcagcagcagggggctaGAGGGCCGCGGgaccttggcctcctgcttgggcagcgggtgttgacgcttacgccccagcctgccctcgcctgcaccccagcccgcctccccagtggcctcctcgaactcccgcagcagctgctgggcctcggtgctcacggtcagtggcccggcccatggggcggcgctgGGCTCTGGCGCGGCCTGGcgggcaaaggccgggtggatgtggactgggggcagccgccgcttcttcaaggccccactcagcagccgctcggcgtactgggggTCGATGCGCCAGAagccccccttgcctggctcgtCCTTCTCCCGGGGCATCTTGATGAAGCCCTtcttcagggacaggttgtggcggatggagttctggacacagggagataggagagaaggaagacagctgggagagtgggtggggtcagtgatggggggctcctagcgccactgccagtcccaccactaccttctctccgatgggggcaggggagacagaggcgctgctccgagcgggaggctctgggacaccagccacggggcaccaggagctgggagtgctgtcgggggcttttgttcccttttgccaggatatctgcctgctcagtcatccgagccctgagccgcagggtggctctcagtgccagcctgtcctgccctccctcccttaccccgctgCTTGCGGCCTCTgctcaaaggccttggctcccccaggtcctggatggccatctccctctgcctgggcctggctggccttctctgtttgtgaaatgagtgagtgggtgtgagggggtgtgtgtggcgggggggatgaagtgtgggaggatctgatgactttccttgtttctagagccggctgctggcctgggccctcacccaccatgtccccctcctcccaccccaggctctgaggcctcagttgattattacccagccaagagcatagcgctcattcctggggcctctcaggcttggggtggggtggggggtggtggagggtctctgctttctcaccaaggttacaaatggtacctgccccagggtcagggcccaagcaaacgtggaatagctgtgatcacaggaactctgatcctgtgacctgtgccacagggaaggatctgtgcatcctcagggtctctgtccccaagtagcccctcatcctgatggtcgaagaggctcagggcagtgtgtgcccagcctgaatcaccatcctgccttgttcacgcctgggtgcacagtccaaaccacgctggggcacaggggtctggggcctggtgggtggggccggcaggtgagtagtgccccctggcaagactgggagaTTTACATGGTggtctgggccccttggctgctctgtgccaggttccggagacttggaacatgaagccagtgtgggaggaaagagcccctgtggaaagcacgtggctgaggtaattgtccccccagggaggttgatgagaagagggggaggagtgtaggcaggaaactagggagggcttggggtgggggctggcacggcagctttcggaaggccccggagcccttccactgggacacagatggccttcacaccctgcagcacgcccctctcccctcccagagcccctccagccaactgaaagcaggcgggatgcagagcctggcaggaacgatgctctgcctccagtcaggccctgacaaactgaccttgaggagggtagtgtcgaggaattccaggacttgggacaaaaatgtgtccctcagtccatcaacctaccctggggggctgtgtccacgcatagttcagccctggtctttgggctgagcctgctggatgagtgacaagttctttccacttgaacctctaggtcggcacccctacagccctctgaacatcctccctcctccgtctctgaagtcaaaggggcagcagtccaagcactgggctcccttgaggtccttcctggacggccttcctctctcggggccctggccgtaccgcgcctacttggcctgcgcatctgggatgtgagtccagtccgcgcgggcatggggagggagggagggagtgcctccctacctgccaggtgggatcagcgtggcggaagtaacagaaactgtccgtgatccacttgtagatggccgacagggtgatcttggtggccttgctggcctgcatggccatgcagatgagcgtggcatacgagtagggcggcttcacgtgcgggttggtggcgtagtccacgtcgtcgggaggcgaggcctgcagccccgagggggcgctccgcggcgtgCACAAGGacgtgggcttgccgggtgtgtgcggctgCCCCAGGCAGGCGGGGTCCGCCGCCAGGGGAGACCCcggctcggccgagcctgacagctcgtggtagccgtgggggtcggTGTCCGCCGAAGGCAGGGCGGGGACCTCGGcgttgagaaaggagaagtcctgcagccactgcaggctggtcaggctgtcattcagggcgttgggctcctccaggccgccttccggtccggcctcctccgctgcccctgctcccgagacgcgtagccagctctccgccatatctgcggggACTCTCCGAGGGGGCTGTCAACATCCACGAGCCGAGCcgagggtggccgccgagctctccgGCCCGCTGACTCCCGCCGCTTCAGTTACGCAGCCTCCCGGAAGCGGGCTTCCAtcccgcgatccgggggtagcctcctccaaacggagtgtggtgcctgcggggaccagagcgggaactgagccctctttccccacccccgaggggagagtgtgggcgaggggggaggctcttactaaaatccttcctgcagctggggaggatcttttactgccgaggtctgggaaacagaaggtgtgcccgggggtccgacccacagggggttcgcctcgctcttttcctcttggatcttttagaggagacttaattagccaaacgagggaagaGTGTAGGGGCATgcgaggccacccctttctccctcaaagcggggaattaacccccctctctccgtccacaaccaatggaaatggggcgagagagtccaggagggcagtacgacgggtcggggggcgggggaggtcgtctgatctttgaaaagggatattaggatggggatcaaggggaaggaaggaaacaatacagagagttataagggggtgggaagtgagtgtcccccaaacgcctctgatgtcagtccccgggcccaccacttccgtcgtggacggatgggagagcgggctggtactgacgccctcccttcccacggcctgcagccctccccgtcccttacctggctcagagcgcagcccgggccaaaggaaggttctcaaagaaagtcctcccaccgcccaccctcaccgcggctctctgctcccagctcgagggcccagccagcaatcctcgtcgccactcacgcccgacggcgcctctctgaaagccagcggccggggaccggcactcagtagccgctcgcaaggcgtctcctgctgccgtggcgacgccccgcccatataaacagcttccgcttctgccattggccagggcatctccaaagagaccgcgcgctcttaaccgctctctcacgcggtaactctcttccagctccctcctgccGCCCTCTCCCGCGTGCGACccagccccctacccgccaccgcgtcccggctccgcgcattcccgcccgagggccccgcgcagggctcggagaggcgcgcggcttggcgctcccgcagaggccccggggccctcggcgagcagttcgccGCGGGAACcgtcctccgccccacccccttcccatctgggctgctcagaggtggcgacggctcctgggacgcagcccgtggcgcgggggccagggctgggtgcatgcttggggctttcctttcctctcctctgggctgcgaGTGGCACTTGCTCACGTTTCTGCGGCCTGTCCCGGTCTCCCGACCGAGTGTCGTCTTGGTGCCCGCAAGCAGGTCTGACTCTCCGATGCCACCTGCCGCTCAGGTCCGCAGAAACCGCAGCCCCGGTCGCAGGCACCCCAAGGCGGCTAGGGTAATCCAGTGTTTCCCGGTAagcgctccctccccgccccgtcctcagcaagattcccagaagctgacattccagaggcttcttcgcaagtgctctccctcctttccagatAGCCGAGGAAACAGAGCCGCTGGGTGAAACCCAGGAAAGCCGTGGACTTGCCAAATTCTTTGACTGGGGTCATTTGCCCCATTAATTTCACCAGCCTTTAAGTGACGGACTAACGGTGGACTgtggtccttcctcctcccctcccccagcctccctccagtcaccagctttcctgctcttcaattactgaggagctgcagttggaagttctctggttgaagggggtgggtggaggtgagggctccttatcaggcctctgcgcaggagctgtgcccgggggatggtacaccagctcccacccagaaacatgtctttccctctaccccttgccctctctcactcctccatgtccagcttgtcttgagtcaaagttttttttttcttcccaagtatgtattgttttattttaatttttatttaatttttatttttttaatttgtttctgctttataacaaagtgaatcagtcatacatatacatctgttcccacatcccttccctcatgcacctccctccctcccaccctccccatcccacccctccaggcggtcacaaagcaccgagctgatctccctgtgctctgcggctgcttcccactatctatctaccttacgtttggtagtgtatatatgtccatgcctctctttcgctttgtcacagcttacccttccccctccccatatcctcaagtccattctcaagtaggtctgtgactttattcctgttttacccctaggttcttcatgacattttttaaaaattccatatatatgtgttagcatacggtatttgtctttctctttctgacttacttcactctgtatgacagactctaggtctatccacttcattacaaagggctcagtttcgtttctttttatggctgagtaatattccattgtatatatgtgccacatcttctttatccattcatccgatgatggacacttaggttgtttccatctccgggctattgtgaatagagctgcaatgaacattctggtacatgcctctttttgaattatggttttctcagggtatatgcctagtggtgggattgctgggtcatatggtagttcgatttttagtcttttaaggaacctccatactgttctccatagtggctgtaccaattcacattcccaccagcagtgcaagagtgttcccttttctccacaccctctccagcatttattgtttctagatttcttgatgatggccattctgactggtgtgagatgatatctcattgtagttttgatttgcatttctctaatgattaatgatgttgagcattctttcatgtgtttgttggcagtctgtatatcttctttggagaaatgcctatttaagtcttctgcccaattttggattgggttgtttgttgttttgctattgagctgcatgagctgtttttaaattttggagattaatcctttgtcagttgcttcatttgcaaatattttctcccattctgagggttgtcttttggtcttgtttatggtttcctttgctgtgcaaaagctttgaagtttcattaggtcccatttgtttatctttgtttttatttccatttctctaggaggtgggtccaaaaggatcttgctgtgatttatgtcatagagtgttctgcctctgttttcctctaagactttgatagtttctggccttacattgaggtctttaatccattttgagcttatttttgtgtatggtgttagggaatgatctaatctcatacttttacatgtccctgtccagttttcccagcaccacttattgaagaggctgtcctttctccactgtacattcctgcctccttgatcaaagatcagttgaccatatgtgcgtgggtttatctctgggctttctatcctgttccattgatctatctttctggttttgtgccagtaaaacactgtcttgattactgtagctttgtagtgtagtctgaagtcagggagcctgattcctccagctccgtttttcgttctcaagattgctttggctattcggagtcttttgtttttccaaacaaagtttgaaatgttttgttccagttctgtggaaaatgccagtggaagtttgatagggattgcattgaacctgtagattgctttgggtagtagagtcattttcacgatatcgattcttccaatccaggagcatggtatatctctccatctatttgtatcatctttaatttctttcatcagtgtcttataattttctgcatacaggtcttttgtctccttaggtaggtttattcttaggtattttattctttttgttgcaatggtaaacgggagtgttttcttgatttcactttcagattcttcatcattagtggacgggaatgccagagatttctgtgcattaattttgtatcctgctactttaccaaatacattgattagctctagtagttttctggtagcatctttaggattctctatgtctagtatcatgtcatctgcaaacagtgacagctttacatcttcttttccaatttggattccttttatttccttttcttctctgattgctgtgggtgggtggaggtgagggctccatatcaagcctctgcgcaggagctgtgcccgggggatggtacaccagctcccacccagaaacatgtctttccctctaccccttgccctctctcactcctccatgtccagcttgtcttgagtcaaagttttttttttcttcccaagtatttattgtttttattcttatttttatttttatttttatttttttattagtttctgctttataacaaagtgaatcagtcatacatatacatctgttcccacatcccttccctcatgcatctccctccctcccaccctccccatcccacccctccaggcggtcacaaagcaccgaactgatctccctgtgctctgcggctgcttcccactatctatctaccttacgtttggtagtgtatatatgtccatgcctctctttcgctttgtcacagcttacccttccccctccccatatcctcaagtccattctcaagtggtctgtgactttattcctgttttacccctaggttcttcatgacatttttaaaaaattccatatatatgtgttagcatacggtatttgtctttctccttctgacttacttcactctgtatgacagactctaggtctatccacctcattacaaagagctcagtttcgtttctttttatggctgagtaatattccattgtatatatgtgccacatcttctttatccattcatccgatgatggacacttaggttgtttccatctccgggctattgtgaatagagctgcaatgaacattctggtacatgcctctttttgaattatggttttctcagggtatatgcctagtggtgggattgctgggtcatatggtagttcgatttttagtcttttagggaacctccatactgttctccatagtggctgtaccaattcacattcccaccagcagtgcaagagtgttcccttttctccacaccctctccagcatttattgtttctagatttcttgatgatggccattctgactggtgtgagatgatatctcattgtagttttgatttgcatttctctaatgattaatgatgttgagcattctttcatgtgtttgttggcagtctgtatatcttctttggagaaatgcctatttaagtcttctgcccaattttggattgggttgtttgttgttttgctattgagctgcatgagctgtttttaaattttggagattaatcctttgtcagttgcttcatttgcaaatattttctcccattctgagggttgtcttttggtcttgtttatggtttcctttgctgtgcaaaagctttgaagtttcattaggtcccatttgtttatctttgtttttatttccatttctctaggaggtgggtccaaaaggatcttgctgtgatttatgtcatagagtgttctgcctctgttttcctctaagactttgatagtttctggccttacattgaggtctttaatccattttgagcttatttttgtgtatggtgttagggaatgatctaatctcatacttttacatgtccctgtccagttttcccagcaccacttattgaagaggctgtcctttctccactgtacattcctgcctccttgatcaaagatcagttgaccatatgtgcgtgggtttatctctgggctttctatcctgttccattgatctatctttctggttttgtgccagtaaaacactgtcttgattactgtagctttgtagtgtagtctgaagtcagggagcctgattcctccagctccgtttttcgttctcaagattgctttggctattcggagtcttttgtttttccaaacaaagtttgaaatgttttgttccagttctgtgaaaaatgccagtggaagtttgatagggattgcattgaacctgtagattgctttgggtagtagagtcattttcacgatatcgattcttccaatccaggagcatggtatatctctccatctatttgtatcatctttaatttctttcatcagtgtcttataattttctgcatacaggtcttttgtctccttaggtaggtttattcttaggtattttattctttttgttgcaatggtaaacgggagtgttttcttgatttcactttcagattcttcatcattagtggacgggaatgccagagatttctgtgcattaattttgtatcctgctactttaccaaatacattgattagctctagtagttttctggtagcatctttaggattctctatgtctagtatcatgtcatctgcaaacagtgacagctttacatcttcttttccaatttggattccttttatttccttttcttctctgattgctgtgggtgggtggaggtgagggctccatatcaagcctctgcgcaggagctgtgcccgggggatggtacaccagctcccacccagaaacatgtctttccctctaccccttgccctctctcactcctccatgtccagcttgtcttgagtcaaagtttttttttcttcccaagtatttattgtttttatttttatttttatttttatttttatttttttattagtttctgctttataacaaagtgaatcagtcatacatatacatctgttcccacatcccttccctcatgcatctccctccctcccaccctccccatcccactcctccaggcggtcacaaagcaccgaactgatctccctgtgctctgcggctacttcccactatctatctaccttacgtttggtagtgtatatatgtccatgcctctctttcgctttgtcacagcttacccttccccctccccatatcctcaagtccattctcaagtggtctgtgactttattcctgttttacccctaggttcttcatgacattttttaaaaattccatatatatgtgttagcatacggtatttgtctttctccttctgacttacttcactctgtatgacagactctaggtctatccacctcattacaaagagctcagtttcgtttctttttatg
Above is a genomic segment from Mesoplodon densirostris isolate mMesDen1 chromosome 18, mMesDen1 primary haplotype, whole genome shotgun sequence containing:
- the LOC132478900 gene encoding forkhead box protein J1-like, which produces MAESWLRVSGAGAAEEAGPEGGLEEPNALNDSLTSLQWLQDFSFLNAEVPALPSADTDPHGYHELSGSAEPGSPLAADPACLGQPHTPGKPTSLCTPRSAPSGLQASPPDDVDYATNPHVKPPYSYATLICMAMQASKATKITLSAIYKWITDSFCYFRHADPTWQNSIRHNLSLKKGFIKMPREKDEPGKGGFWRIDPQYAERLLSGALKKRRLPPVHIHPAFARQAAPEPSAAPWAGPLTVSTEAQQLLREFEEATGEAGWGAGEGRLGRKRQHPLPKQEAKVPRPSSPLLLTPEEQGELEPLKGNFDWEAILDAGTLDGELGTLETSELIPPLSPASHGDVDLTIHGHHIDCPVTWGPPVEQATDSLDFDETFLATSFLEHPWDESTRSSLPPEPLFEAGDATLASDLHDWASLGAFL